One part of the Nymphaea colorata isolate Beijing-Zhang1983 chromosome 8, ASM883128v2, whole genome shotgun sequence genome encodes these proteins:
- the LOC116259671 gene encoding proline-rich receptor-like protein kinase PERK3, whose protein sequence is MPPPRFPSHALFLAPSPSPSPLSQDDTHNSPSPSPSPASLDSSPKSSPSPSPHLQQALPSVSSPTSTGWPKLTPVLPWKSPPTSQPPLPVPSTSPPPRPSLPLPVPPLKWHNPATAAKVFPSERNSSSSSRFPAAAVTGATAAFVVVLAVGLALLWSLRNRARPNQQRRNSDADLSKSSKANFHRVDALMTGSSNASPAFSGKKAVASTETPVLSPAASWVWSYMFDYGELAEATNGFAARNLIGEGGFGFVYKGRLPDGKEVAVKRLKKTGSPRAERQFQAEVEIISRVHHRNLVSLLGYCICKDQRLLIYEFVLNGTLEQHLHGSQMPELLNWERRMNIAVGAARGLAYLHQDCHPQIIHCDVKSSNILLDQNFNPKVSDFGLAILMSDPYGHVTTHVVGTLGYLAPDYPLSGKMTDKSDVYSFGVLLLEIVTGKKPIDTAMDSDYGSLAEWGQPLLEKVLEERDVTIILDPRLQNGSRCKEDEVLRVLEVAASCLNPSPKCRPRMSQVVRMLEKEDRSSLQHPPSADGAADSKQQETDATNQLALAKVFRMMACADHHHLIDHTGACSIDFDTTSFFSKSSSTQ, encoded by the exons ATGCCTCCTCCTCGCTTCCCTTCCCACGCTCTCTTCTTGGCGCCTTCAccttctccttcccctctcTCACAGGACGACACTCACAATTCACCTTCGCCTTCTCCTTCCCCTGCTTCTCTTGATTCCTCCCCAAAATCTTCACCTTCTCCTTCTCCCCACCTGCAACAGGCTCTTCCTTCTGTTTCCTCCCCTACCTCCACTGGATGGCCGAAATTGACACCAGTTCTGCCGTGGAAATCACCGCCAACGTCACAGCCACCGTTACCAGTGCCGTCAACATCACCACCACCAAGACCGTCGCTGCCTCTGCCGGTGCCACCGTTGAAATGGCACAATCCTGCTACGGCTGCGAAGGTCTTCCCCTCAGAGAGAAATTCGTCGAGTTCCTCCAGGTTCCCAGCGGCTGCGGTTACAGGAGCCACGGCGGCCTTTGTCGTAGTGCTCGCCGTCGGATTAGCCCTTCTCTGGTCCTTGAGAAACAGAGCTCGGCCGAACCAGCAGCGGCGGAACAGCGACGCTGACTTGTCGAAATCGAGTAAGGCCAATTTTCATCGAGTTGATGCTTTGATGACGGGCAGTTCAAACGCTTCTCCAGCCTTCTCGGGCAAAAAGGCGGTGGCGTCAACGGAGACACCGGTGCTGTCTCCGGCCGCGTCGTGGGTATGGAGCTACATGTTCGATTACGGGGAGCTGGCCGAAGCGACCAACGGGTTTGCGGCGCGGAACCTTATTGGGGAGGGCGGATTTGGTTTCGTATACAAGGGGCGGCTGCCGGATGGGAAGGAGGTTGCCGTGAAAAGGCTGAAGAAGACGGGATCTCCGCGGGCGGAGCGGCAGTTCCAGGCGGAGGTGGAGATCATCAGCAGGGTCCATCACCGGAACCTGGTGTCGCTTTTGGGCTACTGCATTTGCAAGGATCAGAGGCTTCTGATCTATGAGTTCGTCCTCAATGGCACACTCGAGCAGCACCTCCATG GGTCCCAAATGCCGGAGTTGCTTAACTGGGAGCGGAGAATGAACATCGCCGTCGGTGCAGCGCGCGGACTCGCATATCTCCATCAAGATT GTCATCCCCAAATAATTCACTGTGATGTCAAGTCCTCGAATATTCTACTAGACCAGAACTTCAATCCGaag GTCTCAGATTTTGGGTTGGCCATACTCATGTCGGACCCATACGGCCATGTAACAACTCACGTCGTTGGGACGCTCGG GTACCTTGCACCAGATTATCCTCTATCGGGGAAGATGACGGACAAGTCGGATGTGTATTCATTTGGGGTGCTGCTGCTGGAGATTGTGACGGGAAAGAAGCCGATAGACACAGCAATGGATTCGGATTATGGCAGCCTTGCCGAGTGG GGCCAGCCACTGCTCGAGAAAGTGCTAGAGGAGAGGGATGTGACCATCATTCTGGACCCAAGACTGCAAAACGGCTCCCGCTGCAAGGAGGACGAAGTGCTCAGAGTGCTGGAGGTGGCCGCTTCCTGCCTGAACCCGTCCCCCAAGTGCAGGCCCAGGATGAGTCAGGTGGTGAGGATGCTGGAGAAGGAGGACCGGTCCAGCCTGCAGCACCCGCCCTCGGCGGACGGAGCAGCAGACAGCAAGCAGCAAGAGACGGACGCCACCAACCAGTTGGCGCTCGCCAAGGTCTTCCGTATGATGGCCTGCGCCGACCACCATCATCTGATAGACCATACAGGCGCCTGTAGCATCGACTTCGATACGACTTCTTTCTTCTCCAAATCTAGCTCTACCCAATAG
- the LOC116258442 gene encoding pentatricopeptide repeat-containing protein At3g49710, producing MSLPTPKSLHPLLQQLSSLQFYCQLLRDCISSRDLRTGRAIHSHLVKSSPQPPHFVSLSNHLIELYSKCDLVSLARRTFNSILEPNVFSWNIMMGGYVKEQYMRPAQQLFDEMPQRDTVSWNTLISGYAAVGDTENVMALFREMLERKVAMDNFTFSGAISGCSTMQQVRAVHGSVIRGGFDSHVTVHNTLLTAYSNYGCLDDSERVFELMETRDRVTMNAMIVAYGQHRRGAEALLLFQDMVHQDVVVDMYSLASLLTAFTSLADLSGGKQFHAQLIKAGYESNSHVGSGLVDLYSKCGSIPDAAQVFKEIPEPDLVLWNTMISGFAMNERGEDSVVCFRELQREGLRPDDCSYVCVISACADLTVPLQGKQIHSLVVRTEFVDHISVNNALITMYSKCGNLNDARNLFDRMPQHNSISCNAIIGGYAQHGHGIKALELFEHMRKSGIKPTSVTFISVLSACGHTGKVEEGKSYFRDMRKECGIEPSAEHYSCMVDLLGRAGQLDEAERLISSMPFQPGAITWGALLGACRTHRNIDLGTRVASELLRLEPSNASAYVMLSNMYADSGRWDEAAAIRKLMKTRGVKKTPGCSWIEVKKKVHVFVAEDCSHPRSQEIYKFLKEISRRMKLAGYVPDMRWALVRDTDEEERTLKLEHHSEKLAVAFGLMSSGIGVPILVMKNLRICGDCHNAIKFISAIVGREITVRDAYRFHCFKEGKCSCGDYW from the coding sequence ATGAGTCTTCCCACACCCAAGTCATTGCATCCTCTGCTTCAGCAGCTCTCCTCCCTCCAATTCTATTGCCAGCTTCTCAGAGACTGCATCTCTTCCAGAGACCTGCGCACGGGCAGAGCCATTCACTCTCACCTCGTTAAATCATCGCCACAGCCACCACATTTTGTGTCTCTCTCTAACCATCTCATTGAGCTATACTCGAAATGCGACCTCGTTTCTCTCGCCCGACGAACTTTCAACTCAATCTTGGAGCCAAACGTCTTCTCTTGGAACATCATGATGGGGGGCTACGTCAAGGAGCAGTATATGCGACCTGCACAACAATTGTTCGACGAAATGCCCCAGCGAGATACGGTCTCGTGGAACACGTTGATTTCGGGCTACGCTGCGGTTGGTGACACCGAGAACGTGATGGCTTTGTTTCGTGAGATGCTGGAGAGGAAAGTCGCGATGGATAATTTCACCTTCTCCGGAGCCATTAGCGGCTGTTCCACAATGCAGCAGGTCCGAGCTGTTCATGGGTCAGTGATACGTGGGGGGTTCGATTCGCATGTGACGGTTCACAACACGCTGCTAACGGCTTACAGCAATTATGGATGCTTGGATGATTCTGAGCGGGTTTTTGAGTTGATGGAAACAAGAGATAGAGTTACTATGAATGCCATGATTGTGGCATATGGGCAGCACAGGCGGGGTGCGGAAGCTTTGCTGTTGTTTCAGGATATGGTCCATCAAGATGTAGTTGTTGATATGTATTCTCTGGCTAGCCTTTTGACTGCATTTACAAGCTTAGCGGATCTTTCAGGTGGAAAACAGTTCCATGCCCAATTGATCAAAGCTGGCTATGAAAGCAATTCTCATGTTGGAAGTGGATTGGTTGACCTCTATTCCAAATGTGGCTCCATCCCTGATGCTGCTCAGGTGTTTAAAGAGATTCCTGAGCCAGACTTGGTTCTTTGGAACACCATGATTTCTGGATTTGCGATGAATGAGAGAGGAGAAGATTCAGTAGTCTGCTTTCGTGAATTGCAGAGGGAAGGCTTGCGGCCTGATGATTGCAGTTATGTATGTGTCATCAGTGCTTGTGCGGATTTAACTGTTCCTTTGCAGGGTAAACAGATCCATTCGTTGGTGGTCAGGACTGAGTTTGTCGATCACATATCTGTTAACAATGCTCTCATTACTATGTATTCTAAATGTGGTAATCTCAATGATGCACGCAATCTTTTTGATAGAATGCCCCAACATAACTCTATTTCATGTAATGCCATAATAGGCGGCTATGCACAGCATGGACATGGGATTAAAGCTCTTGAATTGTTTGAGCATATGAGGAAATCTGGGATTAAACCGACCAGTGTGACATTCATTTCAGTTCTATCTGCCTGCGGGCATACAGGAAAGGTTGAAGAAGGAAAGTCCTACTTTAGAGACATGAGAAAGGAATGCGGAATTGAGCCATCTGCAGAGCATTACTCGTGCATGGTAGATCTTCTAGGCCGAGCTGGACAGCTGGATGAAGCGGAAAGACTCATTAGTTCAATGCCATTCCAACCAGGGGCAATTACCTGGGGTGCTTTACTTGGTGCCTGCAGAACTCACAGAAACATAGATCTGGGAACAAGGGTTGCAAGTGAACTACTTAGGTTAGAACCATCAAATGCATCAGCATATGTAATGCTTTCAAACATGTATGCAGATTCTGGAAGATGGGATGAAGCGGCAGCAATTAGAAAACTAATGAAAACCAGAGGGGTGAAGAAAACACCTGGCTGTAGTTGGATAGAGGTGAAGAAAAAAGTCCATGTCTTTGTGGCAGAAGATTGTTCCCACCCAAGAAGCCAAGAGATATACAAATTTCTAAAGGAAATTTCAAGGAGGATGAAGTTGGCAGGGTATGTGCCAGATATGAGATGGGCATTAGTTAGAGATacagatgaagaagagaggacaCTTAAACTAGAGCACCACAGTGAGAAATTGGCTGTCGCATTTGGATTGATGAGCTCGGGCATTGGAGTGCCTATTCTCGTAATGAAAAACCTCAGGATATGTGGGGATTGCCATAATGCCATCAAATTCATCTCTGCAATTGTTGGAAGAGAAATAACAGTGAGAGACGCGTATAGGTTTCATTGCTTCAAAGAAGGCAAATGCTCGTGTGGGGATTACTGGTGA
- the LOC116259209 gene encoding pentatricopeptide repeat-containing protein At4g02750-like, whose product MIYQVISLSFTNCHRPFGASRFNRFATLGPFLCLRTKVNYCLPLVMTVGVATTTTAAAGIANFSFTRRKWRRPSSRQIFDCNVKISELGRSGNIRAARQLFNEMPQRDVVSWNAIVAAYWQNGLAEKAKSLFLSMPKRNVVSWNSMVAGCIENGMLEEACEYFQEMPERSSASWNAMISGFVKFRKIEEARKLFEAMPQRNVISYTAMVAGYAERGELDDARALFDGTPNKNAVSWTVMINGYVENGRFEDARKLFHEFPDKDNVVVLTTMLSGYCKEGDMELAEDIFQRIQQKDIVSWNAMISGYAQNGQEEKALKLQNKMLRSGMKPDSSTLTVVLTACGNLASLWPGKQAHANVIKYGFRSNNSTCNSLLTMYSRCGSIGDSDSVFEEIRSPGLVSWNAVIAAHAQHGHHKRVLSLFSSMQSDGLKPDAITFKSILSVCAHSGKIQESLDHFYSMVPVHGVVPTADHYSCMVDILSRAGQLDQAFALVCEMPFEPDGAVWGALLGACCVHQNLELGALAARKLAELEPHNSGPYISISNIYATAGMWKDVTRVRLSMREKGVKKQPAYSWTEIDHEVHFFMGGDVSHPRIDQIHEELARIDLEMKLAEH is encoded by the exons ATGATCTATCAAGTGATATCCCTTTCATTCACCAACTGCCATAGACCTTTCGGCGCTTCAAGATTCAATAGATTTGCCACACTTGGACCCTTCCTTTGTTTAAGGACAAAGGTGAATTATTGTTTGCCATTAGTAATGACAGTCGGTGTTGCAACCACCACCACCGCAGCTGCTGGTATTGCTAACTTCAGTTTTACCAGGAGGAAATGGAGAAGACCGTCTAGCAGGCAAATTTTTGACTGCAATGTGAAAATTAGTGAGCTTGGTCGTTCTGGAAATATCAGGGCTGCGCGTCAACTATTCAACGAAATGCCTCAACGAGATGTAGTCTCATGGAATGCGATCGTTGCTGCCTACTGGCAGAATGGTCTTGCAGAGAAGGCCAAGTCACTTTTCCTCTCAATGCCGAAAAGGAATGTGGTTTCATGGAACTCAATGGTTGCTGGCTGCATTGAGAACGGCATGCTGGAAGAGGCGTGTGAGTATTTCCAGGAGATGCCGGAGAGAAGCTCTGCATCTTGGAACGCCATGATTTCTGGATTTGTTAAGTTTCGCAAGATCGAGGAAGCCAGAAAGTTGTTTGAGGCAATGCCTCAGAGGAATGTGATTTCTTATACAGCCATGGTGGCTGGTTACGCAGAGAGGGGTGAGCTTGATGACGCTCGAGCTTTGTTCGATGGAACCCCGAACAAAAATGCAGTATCGTGGACTGTGATGATCAATGGGTACGTGGAAAATGGAAGATTTGAAGATGCTCGGAAGCTCTTCCATGAATTTCCGGACAAGGATAATGTCGTTGTACTGACTACCATGCTTTCTGGGTACTGCAAGGAGGGTGACATGGAACTAGCAGAGGATATTTTCCAACGAATCCAACAGAAGGACATTGTATCTTGGAATGCTATGATTTCAG GTTATGCACAAAACGGCCAGGAGGAGAAAGCCTTGAAGCTGCAGAATAAGATGCTCAGGTCAGGGATGAAACCTGACAGCTCCACTCTTACTGTGGTCCTTACAGCATGCGGAAATCTTGCTTCTCTGTGGCCAGGAAAACAGGCGCATGCAAATGTAATAAAATATGGTTTCAGATCGAACAACTCTACCTGTAACTCACTGCTAACAATGTACAGCAGATGTGGTAGTATTGGTGATTCTGACTCTGTGTTTGAAGAAATCCGGAGTCCAGGTTTGGTCTCCTGGAATGCTGTTATTGCAGCCCACGCACAGCATGGCCACCATAAAAGGGTGCTCAGTTTGTTCTCTTCAATGCAAAGTGATGGCCTGAAACCGGACGCCATTACATTTAAGAGCATTTTATCTGTATGTGCACATTCAGGCAAGATACAGGAAAGCTTAGATCATTTCTATTCCATGGTTCCTGTTCACGGTGTTGTCCCAACTGCTGATCACTATTCGTGCATGGTCGACATACTGAGTCGAGCAGGTCAACTAGATCAAGCATTTGCATTGGTCTGCGAAATGCCATTTGAACCAGATGGTGCAGTTTGGGGAGCTCTGCTCGGAGCATGTTGTGTCCATCAGAATCTGGAGTTGGGAGCACTGGCAGCAAGAAAACTTGCAGAGCTGGAACCCCATAATTCAGGGCCATATATTTCAATATCCAACATATATGCAACTGCTGGCATGTGGAAAGATGTAACCAGGGTTAGACTGTCGATGAGGGAGAAAGGGGTGAAGAAGCAACCAGCTTATAGTTGGACAGAAATTGACCATGAAGTCCACTTTTTCATGGGAGGAGATGTATCGCATCCAAGGATCGACCAGATTCACGAGGAACTAGCACGGATCGACCTAGAAATGAAGTTGGCTGAGCATTGA
- the LOC116258369 gene encoding cytochrome c oxidase subunit 6b-1-like isoform X1 produces MAEGEQAIPVNQHLGNELQQEPVETLTESAERESMTGATPEVAAENAEPAVAHESIGSSEPDEGEDQETAAPAAVIKVETAPADFRFPTTNQTRHCFTRYIEYHRCIDAKGEGATECDKFAKYYRSLCPGEWIDRWNEQRESGTFPGPL; encoded by the exons aTGGCGGAAGGCGAGCAGGCGATTCCCGTTAACcag CATTTGGGGAATGAACTGCAGCAAGAACCAGTAGAAACTCTTACGGAATCAGCTGAACGAGAAAGCATGACTGGTGCTACTCCAGAGGTGGCTGCAGAGAATGCTGAACCTGCTGTTGCTCATGAAAGCATCGGAAGCTCCGAGCCTGACGAAGGCGAAGATCAAGAAACTGCTGCTCCAGCGGCAGTCATCAAG GTTGAGACGGCGCCAGCAGACTTCCGTTTCCCTACGACCAATCAAACAAGGCATTGCTTCACCCGGTACATCGAGTACCATAG GTGCATAGATGCAAAAGGAGAAGGAGCTACTGAATGCGATAAGTTTGCAAAGTATTACCGTTCTCTTTGCCCTGGTGAATGG ATTGACAGGTGGAACGAGCAAAGAGAAAGTGGTACGTTTCCTGGCCCTCTTTAG
- the LOC116258369 gene encoding cytochrome c oxidase subunit 6b-3-like isoform X2 translates to MAEGEQAIPVNQQEPVETLTESAERESMTGATPEVAAENAEPAVAHESIGSSEPDEGEDQETAAPAAVIKVETAPADFRFPTTNQTRHCFTRYIEYHRCIDAKGEGATECDKFAKYYRSLCPGEWIDRWNEQRESGTFPGPL, encoded by the exons aTGGCGGAAGGCGAGCAGGCGATTCCCGTTAACcag CAAGAACCAGTAGAAACTCTTACGGAATCAGCTGAACGAGAAAGCATGACTGGTGCTACTCCAGAGGTGGCTGCAGAGAATGCTGAACCTGCTGTTGCTCATGAAAGCATCGGAAGCTCCGAGCCTGACGAAGGCGAAGATCAAGAAACTGCTGCTCCAGCGGCAGTCATCAAG GTTGAGACGGCGCCAGCAGACTTCCGTTTCCCTACGACCAATCAAACAAGGCATTGCTTCACCCGGTACATCGAGTACCATAG GTGCATAGATGCAAAAGGAGAAGGAGCTACTGAATGCGATAAGTTTGCAAAGTATTACCGTTCTCTTTGCCCTGGTGAATGG ATTGACAGGTGGAACGAGCAAAGAGAAAGTGGTACGTTTCCTGGCCCTCTTTAG
- the LOC116259127 gene encoding probable pectin methylesterase CGR3, which yields MSRRQVNPNARRFAESSTVPLTNALHQKSRSSPLLSVGLILLGAFLFIGYSYSGSGSFRSEKEALTRDDGENSCTLEVLKAMPLLKKVYGDSMRHILHIGPDTCAIVSKLLKEEDTEAWGVEPYDMEDTDSSCKALVRKGIVRVADIKFPLPYKADSFSVVIVSDALDYLSPRYLNKSLPDLARVAKDGLVLFAGYPGHHRAKVPEVSKFGRPAKLRSQSWWIRYFLQTGLQDNEAITKKFEQAAAKRSYKPSCQIFHIRP from the exons ATGTCGAGGAGGCAGGTGAATCCGAACGCTAGGCGCTTTGCTGAGAGCTCCACCGTGCCATTGACGAATGCTCTGCATCAGAAATCGCGGTCCTCTCCCTTGTTATCCGTTGGTTTGATTCTTCTG GGCGCTTTCCTTTTCATTGGATATTCTTACAGCGGCTCAG GGAGTTTTAGGAGTGAAAAGGAAGCTTTGACTAGGGATGATG GAGAAAATTCTTGCACATTGGAAGTGCTGAAGGCGATGCCTCTTCTGAAAAAGGTCTATGGTGATAGTATGCGCCATATTCTGCACATTGGCCCTGATACATGTGCAATTGTCTCAAAATTATTGAAAGAAGAGGACACTGAAGCTTGGGGTGTGGAGCCATATGACATGGAAGACACAGACAGCAGTTGCAAGGCCCTTGTGCGCAAGGGCATTGTACGTGTAGCTGATATTAAGTTTCCTCTGCCATACAAGGCAGATTCATTTTCTGTCGTGATTGTGTCAGATGCACTGGATTATCTGTCTCCAAGATATCTCAACAAGTCACTTCCAGATCTTGCTAGAGTGGCGAAGGATGGCCTGGTTCTGTTTGCTG GTTATCCTGGCCATCATAGAGCTAAAGTACCTGAAGTGTCCAAATTCGGGAGACCT GCTAAACTCCGAAGCCAATCCTGGTGGATTCGCTACTTCTTGCAAACTGGTTTACAAGACAATGAAGCGATTACCAAGAAATTTGAGCAGGCTGCGGCGAAGAGGTCGTACAAACCGAGTTGCCAGATTTTCCACATCAGACCGTAA